The Francisella salimarina nucleotide sequence AGGGTATTGTAGTTGACGAATGGAAAAAGAATAATGAAAAAAGAGTTTGGCAAAAAACTCCAGTTGTTATACATTAGGATGAATTAATGTTTTTTAGAAAAAATAAATTATTAGCTATTTTGACCGTGATTGGAGGGTTCTTGGGTTGTGAAGTATCATTTGCTGACCCAAAAGAGGCTAACCAAACAGCTGTAAACCAGCTTCAAGAAACTAAGCAACCAGAAACAAAAATAGTTGGAAGAGATGAAAATAAAACTACTAACTATAATAAACATATAAAAGATTTAGAATTTCATCGAAGCTTGAATGGTAGTGCTGTTTTTGATGTGGCTTTTGAAGAAAATATTAGTAATTTTGCTGGATATAAAACTAAATTATCACAAGATGGATATACTCTTACGATAACTTTTGACGATACAACCATTTCTGATAAATGGGTCAGTAATATTGATACTAAAGTATTTAACACGATAGTAGACTCTATTAAGATTCTTAAAGATAATGGTAATGTTATTTTTATAATACACTCATTAGATAGAATAGCTTTAAGCGATTTTAAAGAGGGTAATACTTTTAAATTTAAGATAGATAGACGTAACAGTCGGGTTGAAGGCTTTAATGTTAATGAGCCTATATCTATATCCTTCAAAGATACTCCTGTGCAGACTGTTTTACAGGTTTTATCAGAGTTTGCTGGGTTAAACTTAGTTGTAAGTAGTAGTGTGCGTGGAAACATGTCTATAGACCTTAAGAATGTTCCGTGGAACGAGGTTATGAATATTGTTCTTGTTAGCAAAGGTCTTGCTACTAAGAAAATGAGTAGTATTTTGTATGTTGCGACTGCAGCTGAAATCGCTGCTCAGGAGCAATTAGAGCTACAAACAAAAAGGTCACTAGAAAATAATGCCACATTGGTAACAGAGTTTATTCCGCTAAACTATACCACAGCACAAGCAGCTCAAACTGTTATAACGTCTATGGCAAAACAGAATGGTGGAATTATGTCACCACGGGGTAGCATAACTTCAGATGCTCGTACAAATACTCTTATAGTAACAGATACAGAAGAAAAAATTCCGCGTATTAAAGAAGTTGTGAATGAAATTGATATACCTAATGATCAGGTGCTAATCGAGGCAAGAATTGTCGAGGTTACTAGAACAAGTGGATTAGAGCTTGGTTTTAACTATAGTGTTAAGCATGAGCCATATGTTAACCTGGGGCTTAATACTTTTGGCTCTAATACGAATTCTGATGAACAAAATGTTGTAGCTAGTACTGCAAAACTAATGTATACCTTAGCAGGAGGTCTTCAACTAGAAATGGAAATTAGGGCTTTGGAGAATGAATCTTTGGCTAATGAGGTATCATCTCCACATTTGGTTGTTGCAAATAATGAAACTGCATTTATTAAAGATGGTACAGATGTACCGTATCAGCAGGCTACTGCATCAGGTGCTGCATCAGTAGCATTCCAAGAGGCTGTGTTAGAGCTACAAGTTACACCTCAGATTGCACCAGACGGCAATATTGTAATGGAAGTGCTTGTAACGAAAAACAGTGTTGGAGCATCTTCAGGTAAAACTTCGACTGGTGAAGATTTGCCACCGCTTATTAAAAAACGAGAAGTAACTACAAAGGTTATGGTTAAAGATAGTGATACAGTTGTAATTGGCGGTATCTATACCAAAACTCAAACAGAGACTCGCAATAAGATACCATTTTTAGGTGATATCCCATATCTAGGTTATTTATTTAGCTATACTAAGATAGATGATAAAGATGCTGAACTTTTAATTTTCATCACACCTAAGATTATTGAGTCACGAGTCCAAAAATGATAGTAGATAATAGTTGCAATAGTATTAATATTTAGGTATCTTATAGCCTATAATTTTTTATGTACAAGGGGTGATTAGTAACAAACTATCACAGTGTGTAATCAACTTATAATTTTGAGTCAAAAATGATAAGAACAAAAAATATTTTCTTAATTGGTCCAGTTGGTGCTGGAAAATCTACTATTGGTAAGCAATTAGCAAAACAGTTAAAATTAGAGTTTATAGATTCTGATGATACAATAGAAAAAAAATGTGGCGTTGATATTAATTGGATCTTTGACCTGGAGGGTGAAGAAGGTTTTAGGCAGCGCGAGAGAGATGTTATCGCTGAAATTTTAGCGGAAAAACAAAATATAGTATTGGCTACCGGTGGTGGTGCCATCCTTGATTCTGATACTAGATCATTACTATCATCACGTGGCAAAGTTGTCTATCTTGAGGCGACTATTGAGCAACAACTTGAGAGAACTGCTAAAGATACAAAGAGACCTCTTCTGAGAGTCGATGATAAAAGACCTGTTTTAGAACAGTTAATGGCTGAGAGAGAGCCTTTGTATAGAAGTATTGCTGATGTTGTAGTTGAGACAAATGGTGCAACGGTTAAAAATATAGTTAATAAAATATCTACATTCCTAGTTGAAGAAACAATTCTGTGATTAGTAAATTATTAGTTAGTCCCACATCTAGTGCAGCTTATGATATTTTAGTAGACTCCTCACTAGATTTTTCTCATATTTTCCCGTGGATAGAAAACAAACAGATTTTGGTCGTTACAAACACTACTGTAGCTGATTTGTATCTCAGTATGTTTTTAGACTCAGTACCTAATGAGTTAAACATCAAAACATGTATACTTGAAGATGGGGAACAATATAAGTCACAACAGAGCTTGGATAAGATTTTGTCATGTTTGTTGCAGAATCAGTATACACGCAACTCTACCGTTTTAGTGGCATTAGGAGGAGGTGTTGTTGGTGATATCACGGGATTTGCAGCTGCAATATATCAGCGAGGAGTAGATTTCATTCAAATTCCGACTACACTATTGTCACAAGTGGACTCTTCTGTTGGTGGTAAGACAGCGATAAATCATTCTCTAGGCAAAAATATGATAGGAGCTTTTTATCAACCAAAGCTTGTATATACATCTGTACAGTTTTATCAAACTTTACCCCAAAGAGAATATATATCTGGTATGGCTGAAGTTGTTAAGTATGCTTTTATATCTAGAGATTTTTATATTTGGCTTGACTTAAATAGAGAAAAAATCTTAGCTAAAGATAGTTCTACTTTGATTGAGATGGTAAAAAGAAGCTGCCATATTAAATCGGAAGTCGTAGCTGAAGATGAAAAAGAAACTACAGGAGCTAGAGCTATACTTAATTTTGGACATACTTTTGGTCATGCTATTGAGAAGTGTCAAAAGTATTTGGGGCTAAAGCATGGCGAAGCTGTGGGTGTTGGGATGGCACAAGCTATAGACTTTTCATGCTATCTGAGGATAATATCAGAACAACAAGCAAAAGACTTTAAAGGGTTCATAACTAGCTTTAGAATCTCAACTGACTTTCCTAAAGATATTTGTCAAAAAGAATTTTTAAATGCTATGCTTTTAGATAAGAAAAATAGCAATAAAGAGTTAAAATTTATTCTTATAAAAGACATTGGGAATTTAGCTTTGCAAAAACAGTCTAGAAGAGACTTAGAATTATTCTTGATAAACTCTAATAGAAAATAAGTAATAGCTTTGGTAGTATATTCTTATAAGTCAATCTTAAAATATTATGTAATATGAAAGGTAAAATTTTAATAGCAGGGATATTATTATTTACACTATCTGGAATTTCTTATGCACGCTATACACTTATGGATGATAAAGGTCATGCTATAACAGTTTGTGATAATCTGGAAATTGAAAGAGATAATCAAGATAGATTCTCTAGAGCAGTTTTTTCAGGCTGTAGAAATAAAGAAGTGTTTTCATATACTGGCAACTTTAGGTATGGTGAATACTAATATAGATTTAATTTTTATTTTCTATTAGATTTTTAGTAGCTTTTTTTAGTTCTTTTCTATAGTAGTCTAGATTTTTTGAAGACTCATCTTTCAAATCTTTAATTTGTTGAGTCAAAAAAGTAATTTGACTTTCTAGACTTTCTTTCAAGTCAGATATGCGTTGTTTAGATTGTTCTTGAACAAGATCGCAATATGACCTAGCATCCTTAGCTAATCTTTCTGCAGTCTCACGACGGATACTTTCCTTTACTAATGCAGAATATAGTTTTTTGATTTTGATTTCTTCATCAGGTTCATTAAGTAGTGTTGACCACTCATCTGAAATATTGCTAAATAAATCCAGTTCGTCAATATCTTGAAGTATTTTTGTAACATTTTGACTGATAGCCATTAAATTTAAATCCTTTTAGTATTTTTTTGTTTGAATAAACTTATTTTAGATAGGTAATAAATGCTATGAATAAACCTAAAATTATAGAGCAAATAATACCGGAATGTTTAGCTAAATAAAAGAGTATTTTTTGAAATAATTCCTTTAACGATATTGGTTGTGTTAAGTGTATAGTATAAACTAGTGTAATCCTTATATTTAATAAGCTCGTCTATCATGAAAATAAAAAATGATCTTATATTCAATTCAGTTGAAAAAATAAAATACTCTGCACGTAGAGGGATGCTTGAACTTGATATAATCTTAGCGCCATATTTAAATAATTGTTATATGCAAGAAGATCTTACTGGTAAGAAACTTTTTGTTGAGTTTTTGGCTAGTGAAGATAATGATATGTTTGATTGGTTATTTAAAGGGGTAACTCCACCTGATAAATATAAAGAGCTTGTTGATAAAATTATTCAAGAGAAAAAGAAGTTTAATAAAAATATACTAAAGTAAATATAAGAGGAAACTATATGAATAACTTATTAAATCATTCAAGTGAGTATCCTATTTCAAGTGAAATAATGAATATCTCTAAATATTGGTTAGTAGAAGAAAAAGAAGCTGTAACTAAGCTTGTTGAAAAAGCTCACATGACAAGTGTCCAGAAAGCTCAAGTAAGAGAAAGAGCATATAGCCTAGTAGAAAAAGTTAGAAAAAATAGATTAAAAAAATCTGGTATCGATGCTTTTATGATTGAGTACGATTTATCGTCTGAAGAGGGCATAGTTCTAATGTGTTTAGCTGAGGCATTATTAAGAGTTCCTGATAAATATACTATTGATTTGTTAATAAAAGATAAGCTCACAAGTGCTGCTTGGAAGAATCATGTTGGTAGAGAAAAGCATCTGTTTGTCAATGCTGCTACTTGGAGCTTGATGTTAACGGGTAAAATACTAAAAAATCCTCATGGAGCATATCGAAAAGTATTTCAAAATTTATTAAAAAAATCGAGTGAACCCGTAATTCGTCAGGCTATGAAGCAAGCGATGAAAATAGTTGGTAAGCAATACGTACTTGGTGAAACTATTGAAGAAGCATTAAAAGTATCAGAGGTGAAAGTTGCTAGAGGTTATAGCTACTCCTATGATATGTTAGGTGAAGCAGCGATGACAATGGCTGATGCTGACTACTACTATGAACAATATATACATGCTATTAATGAATTAGCTAAATATGCTACAAATAAAGAAATTAAAAAGAATCCAGGTATATCCATAAAACTATCTGCTTTGCATCCACGCTATGAGGTTGCTAAACACCGAAGAGTTCATCAGGAGTTATATCCAAAACTTTTAAAGCTTACTCAATTAGCTAAACAATATAATGTTGGCATGAATATTGATGCAGAAGAAACTGAGAGGTTACAAATATCTTTGGAGCTAGTAGAGAGATTAGCTCATGAGCCATCTCTAGATGGATTTGATGGAATTGGTATAGTTGTTCAGGCTTATCAAAAAAGAGCTCCTTACGTACTAGACTACTTAGCTAATCTTGCTAAGAAAACAAATAGAAGATTTATGATTCGTCTTGTAAAAGGTGCATATTGGGATGCTGAAATAAAACATGCTCAAGAGCAAGGTTTAGATGGCTATCCGGTATTTACACGTAAATATCATACAGATGTTTCTTATCAAGCATGTGTAGAACAACTTTTTGAAAACCATCAATATATTTACCCTCAATTTGCTACGCACAATGCGCAAACTGTAGCTGTAGTTATGGAGTTAGCTAATGGTAATAAAGATTTTGAATTTCAATGTCTACACGGTATGGGAGATCCTCTATATGATAATATCGTAGGTAAAGAGAGATATGAGGAGATTCCTTGTAGAATATACGCGCCTGTTGGAGGCCATAAGCATTTACTTGCATATTTAGTTAGAAGATTATTAGAAAATGGTGCTAATAGTTCATTTGTAAATAGAATCGTTGATGAAAATTTACCTATTGAAGAGCTAATAGAGGATCCAGTTAAAAAAGCTATAGATTATGGCTGTGGTCAGCATCCTAATATACCTTATCCTAAAGATATAGTAGCTCCTAGGTTAAATTCACAAGGTTACAATACAAATGACTTTGCTGAACTTGCTAGTATGTATAAAAATATTGAGAAATATACTCATAAAAATACATACAAAGCAAAACCAATAGTCTCTAATGTTGATATTGACAAAACAACTGCTGAAGAGGTTATAAACCCTAATACTGGAAATACAATAGGGTCTGTTATTAATGCTGATGCCAAAATGGCTAAAAGAGCATTGAAAAATGCTCAGAGTGCCTTTGAAGATTGGAACAGTACTCCTGCATCCCAAAGAGCAGGAATCTTAGAGAAATTCGCAGATCTATTAGAGAAAAATACTAATGAATTTATCGCTATAGCTATGATTGAAGCGGGTAAAACTTTATCAAATGCAATTGATGAAGTTAGAGAAGCTGTAGATTTTTGTCGCTATTATGCAGCTCAAGCTCGTAAAGAATTTAATGGACCTATTGATTTACCAGCGTTATCTGATCATTTGAAACAGATTGAGTTTACAGGTAGAGGAGCTATGGTATGTATTAGTCCTTGGAATTTCCCATTAGCAATTTTTTTAGGTCAGATAACCGCTGTATTAGCTGCTGGTAATACAGTAGTTGCTAAGCCAGCTGAGCAGACTCCAATCATTGCCTATAAAGCTGTTAAATTACTATTCAAGGCAGGTCTTCCTAAAGGGGTGTTGCAGTTTACTCCTGGAGATGGAGCAACTGTTGGTAGTGCTTTGGTTCAAAGTCCTGTGTGTAAAGGTGTAATATTTACAGGTTCAACTGAGGTCGCTGGAATTATAAACCAAACGTTAGCATCAAAATCTAGTGAGATAGTACCGTTTATAGCAGAAACAGGTGGACAAAATGCTTTAATTGTTGATTCATCTTCACTTCCTGAGCAGGTTACTGCTGATGTTATACGTTCTGCTTTTGATAGTGCCGGCCAACGATGTTCAGCATTACGTATATTATGCTTACAGGAAGATATAGCAGATAATTATATCAAAATGATTGTTGGTGCTATGAAAGAACTTAAAATAGGTGATTCAAAATATATCGATACAGATGTTGGACCTGTAATAGACAAAGAAGCAGCTGATAATCTAAATGCGTATATAGAAGAGAAGAAAAAACAATTTAAACTAATATATCAATCACAGCCAAATGAAGATACTCAAGAGGGTACTTTTGTATTGCCAACAGCATTTGAAATAGAGAAACTATCTGACCTTGGTAGGGAGCAGTTTGGTCCGATTCTTCATATCCTTAGGTTTAAAGCTAATGAGCTTAATAAACTTGTAAAAGATATTAATTCTACTGGATATGGTCTGACTGCTGGTGTTCATAGTAGGATTAATGAAGTTATGAACTATGTCAAAAATAATATTAAAGCTGGTAATGTCTATGTCAATAGGAATATTGTTGGTGCTGTTGTAGGTGTTCAGCCTTTCGGCGGACAAGGTAAGTCTGGTACTGGTCCAAAAGCAGGTGGTCCTTATTATATGCATCGTTTGGCAAATGAGAAGCTATCAGGTGTTGGAGCAGTAGAAGAGATTTATAACCCTGAAAAAATTTCTAACGATGAAAAAGCCACAAATAAACTAATAAAAGATAAGTACAGTATTAGTAGTATTGTGGCTGGTGAGAAAGCCAAAAAGGATAAATATATCGATTTAAAATCGGCTGATGGCAAGAATATTGGTAAAAAACATATTGCTTCAGTAAGTACTGTAGATAAAGCTATAGAAATCGCCAATGCAGAAGCAGATATTTGGAATCATATAAATGCTGAAGACAGAGCTGTAATTATTGAGAAATTCTTAGATTTATTAGAAAAAGAACGTCATCTAGTAGCATCATGCTTGGTCACAGAGTCAAATATATCTGTAGAAGATGCTCATATTCAGATTGATAAAACTATACAGCAGGTAGCATACTACTGTTTACAGGCTAAAAAAGAATTTGCTCATCCTGAACTACTGCCTGGACCAACAGGTGAAATTGATGAACTAAGCTTGAAAGGTCGCGGTGTAGTAATTAGTATGTGTTCAAGCTGTGACATGTTAATAAGATTTGTTGGTCAATCTACAGCAGCACTATTAGCTGGTAATACTGTAGTTACAAAGCCGGCATATACAGGCAACCTTACAGCTTATAATATTGTTAAGTTAATGCTTAAAGCAGGAGTTAACCCTAAAGTTATCCATCTAATCTTATCTGATGATGAGGAGATTATTTCAGCATTACTCTTTAATAGTAAGGTAGCTTTAGTAGCTTTTTCTGGAAGTATTTCTTCTGTTAAACAGATTCATCAGGCTTTAGCGTTACGTAGAGGAGCAATTATCCCGTTTGTTGCTGAGAGTGTTGCTAAAGATGGTAAGTGTACTAGCTTGGCAATAGAAACAGCATCACCTCTATATTTGCGCAGGTTTGTTGTAGAAAAAACAGTTAGTGTTGACACTACAGCATCTGGTGGTAATGCCTCTTTAATGAGTCTAGAGGAATAAAAAATATTGTAAACTCATATTCTTGATGATAATTTAAAAGTTACGTTGTTAAATTTTTTTGTCAGTTAATGATCGAAAACTATCAAATAATCATAGCTTAAAAATATGAAAAATATTTTTTTGTCTAGTTTTAAATTAATTATAAGGAATGAATATGAGTGATAATGTATCTGTAAAAAAGATGTCGTTGTTTAGTGCCGTTTTAATCGGTACTACTTGTATGGTCGGCTCAGGTTGGCTATTTAGTGCTCAGCTTACAGCTAAAAATGCTGGTAACTGGGCGTTCTTAGCATGGATCTTAGCAGCATTAATTGTCGTGATGATTGCGCTATGTCTTGGTAAAGTTGTATCTCTGTATCCAGTAAGAGGAGCTACTACTAGATCGAGCGCGATATCTCATAATAGTATTTTTGCAATGCCATTTGCTTTTGCAAACTGGTTTGGTATTGTAGTGGTTATTTCATCAGAGGCTTTAGCAACTACACAGTATTTATCAGGTGTTAAAGCTATGGAGTGGTTGATGCACGATGGTGTTTTAACTATGTCAGGGATGATTTTTGCACTAGTTGTACTATTTATATATCTAGTAATTAATTTTTATGGTGTCAAACTACTAGCTAGAGTTAATAATGCTATAACAGTTTTTAAAATGGCGGTTCCATTTATAATTGTCATTATATTTATAGCTTATGCACTTATGCATAGTTCTGATCATGTAAGTATGTTCTCAGATGATATCCCTAATAATTCCCAGTTTGGATTTAGCTCAGCATTAACAGCTATTGTTGCAGGTGGTTTAATATATACTTTCAATGGCTTTCAAACTGTAGTTGCTTATGCTAGTGAAGTTAAGAATCCTGGTAGAAATATCCCATTAGCTATTATTCTAGCGCTACTAATAGTTTTGACTTTATATCTAGGCTTACAATATGCATTCATGCAAGCGGTACCTCATCAATATCTTTTAGAAAAAGGTGGTTGGGCTGGTTTAGATTTTGATTCACCATTATTACAGCTAGCGACATTATTAGGACTTGGATATATTTCATTTTTGCTTATAGTTGATAGTGTTGTTAGTCCATCCGCTACGGGGTATACATATTTAGGTGCATCTTCGAGAATGCTATATGCAATGTCCTCAGAAGGGCAGATGCCTAGATACTTTGCTAAGATTACTCCAGTTGTAAATATTTCGCGTAGATCTCTTCTTGCAAACTTTATATTGTCAGTTATATTTCTGTTTTTCTCAGACAACTGGACAGGTTTAATGTTGGTTGTGACAGGCTTTCATATTATTGGATATATGGCAGCACCTGTGAGTATGGGAGCTTTAGCACCACGTACTAGATTATTTGGTTTAGTAGTATTTGTAGTTTTGACATTACTACTTAATACTGTAGAGATTCAAACACAAATTAATATGAGTGCTATACTCGTAGTTCTTATAACTATATATGCAAGTCTTGAGTTTAGAAGAATTGGAATTAAGAACCTTCTGATGCTTATATTACCATTTATAATTTTTGTTTGTTTGACTACACCTATCACAAACTATTTTGCTGATGCAGTCGTTGGTATTGTCTTCTATTGGTTTGTGACTGATAAGCGTTATGTAGCATTTTGTAGATCTACAGCAAATGAGAAGAATATTATTGTTGATTAATGCTTTTTAGCTATAGTCATTAAACTTTTATCTATCTATAATACATCTCTAATATTATCAATTTATTTTGAGTAATGAAAAATGCAAAATGGATTTTAATAATCCTTTGTTTAGGTTATTTTATAGACTTTTATGATTTAACGGTGTTTAGTGTTTCTTATGTTGATTTATTAAAGCAACAATTT carries:
- a CDS encoding type IV pilus secretin PilQ, whose protein sequence is MFFRKNKLLAILTVIGGFLGCEVSFADPKEANQTAVNQLQETKQPETKIVGRDENKTTNYNKHIKDLEFHRSLNGSAVFDVAFEENISNFAGYKTKLSQDGYTLTITFDDTTISDKWVSNIDTKVFNTIVDSIKILKDNGNVIFIIHSLDRIALSDFKEGNTFKFKIDRRNSRVEGFNVNEPISISFKDTPVQTVLQVLSEFAGLNLVVSSSVRGNMSIDLKNVPWNEVMNIVLVSKGLATKKMSSILYVATAAEIAAQEQLELQTKRSLENNATLVTEFIPLNYTTAQAAQTVITSMAKQNGGIMSPRGSITSDARTNTLIVTDTEEKIPRIKEVVNEIDIPNDQVLIEARIVEVTRTSGLELGFNYSVKHEPYVNLGLNTFGSNTNSDEQNVVASTAKLMYTLAGGLQLEMEIRALENESLANEVSSPHLVVANNETAFIKDGTDVPYQQATASGAASVAFQEAVLELQVTPQIAPDGNIVMEVLVTKNSVGASSGKTSTGEDLPPLIKKREVTTKVMVKDSDTVVIGGIYTKTQTETRNKIPFLGDIPYLGYLFSYTKIDDKDAELLIFITPKIIESRVQK
- the aroK gene encoding shikimate kinase AroK encodes the protein MIRTKNIFLIGPVGAGKSTIGKQLAKQLKLEFIDSDDTIEKKCGVDINWIFDLEGEEGFRQRERDVIAEILAEKQNIVLATGGGAILDSDTRSLLSSRGKVVYLEATIEQQLERTAKDTKRPLLRVDDKRPVLEQLMAEREPLYRSIADVVVETNGATVKNIVNKISTFLVEETIL
- the putA gene encoding bifunctional proline dehydrogenase/L-glutamate gamma-semialdehyde dehydrogenase PutA, with amino-acid sequence MNNLLNHSSEYPISSEIMNISKYWLVEEKEAVTKLVEKAHMTSVQKAQVRERAYSLVEKVRKNRLKKSGIDAFMIEYDLSSEEGIVLMCLAEALLRVPDKYTIDLLIKDKLTSAAWKNHVGREKHLFVNAATWSLMLTGKILKNPHGAYRKVFQNLLKKSSEPVIRQAMKQAMKIVGKQYVLGETIEEALKVSEVKVARGYSYSYDMLGEAAMTMADADYYYEQYIHAINELAKYATNKEIKKNPGISIKLSALHPRYEVAKHRRVHQELYPKLLKLTQLAKQYNVGMNIDAEETERLQISLELVERLAHEPSLDGFDGIGIVVQAYQKRAPYVLDYLANLAKKTNRRFMIRLVKGAYWDAEIKHAQEQGLDGYPVFTRKYHTDVSYQACVEQLFENHQYIYPQFATHNAQTVAVVMELANGNKDFEFQCLHGMGDPLYDNIVGKERYEEIPCRIYAPVGGHKHLLAYLVRRLLENGANSSFVNRIVDENLPIEELIEDPVKKAIDYGCGQHPNIPYPKDIVAPRLNSQGYNTNDFAELASMYKNIEKYTHKNTYKAKPIVSNVDIDKTTAEEVINPNTGNTIGSVINADAKMAKRALKNAQSAFEDWNSTPASQRAGILEKFADLLEKNTNEFIAIAMIEAGKTLSNAIDEVREAVDFCRYYAAQARKEFNGPIDLPALSDHLKQIEFTGRGAMVCISPWNFPLAIFLGQITAVLAAGNTVVAKPAEQTPIIAYKAVKLLFKAGLPKGVLQFTPGDGATVGSALVQSPVCKGVIFTGSTEVAGIINQTLASKSSEIVPFIAETGGQNALIVDSSSLPEQVTADVIRSAFDSAGQRCSALRILCLQEDIADNYIKMIVGAMKELKIGDSKYIDTDVGPVIDKEAADNLNAYIEEKKKQFKLIYQSQPNEDTQEGTFVLPTAFEIEKLSDLGREQFGPILHILRFKANELNKLVKDINSTGYGLTAGVHSRINEVMNYVKNNIKAGNVYVNRNIVGAVVGVQPFGGQGKSGTGPKAGGPYYMHRLANEKLSGVGAVEEIYNPEKISNDEKATNKLIKDKYSISSIVAGEKAKKDKYIDLKSADGKNIGKKHIASVSTVDKAIEIANAEADIWNHINAEDRAVIIEKFLDLLEKERHLVASCLVTESNISVEDAHIQIDKTIQQVAYYCLQAKKEFAHPELLPGPTGEIDELSLKGRGVVISMCSSCDMLIRFVGQSTAALLAGNTVVTKPAYTGNLTAYNIVKLMLKAGVNPKVIHLILSDDEEIISALLFNSKVALVAFSGSISSVKQIHQALALRRGAIIPFVAESVAKDGKCTSLAIETASPLYLRRFVVEKTVSVDTTASGGNASLMSLEE
- the aroB gene encoding 3-dehydroquinate synthase, producing MISKLLVSPTSSAAYDILVDSSLDFSHIFPWIENKQILVVTNTTVADLYLSMFLDSVPNELNIKTCILEDGEQYKSQQSLDKILSCLLQNQYTRNSTVLVALGGGVVGDITGFAAAIYQRGVDFIQIPTTLLSQVDSSVGGKTAINHSLGKNMIGAFYQPKLVYTSVQFYQTLPQREYISGMAEVVKYAFISRDFYIWLDLNREKILAKDSSTLIEMVKRSCHIKSEVVAEDEKETTGARAILNFGHTFGHAIEKCQKYLGLKHGEAVGVGMAQAIDFSCYLRIISEQQAKDFKGFITSFRISTDFPKDICQKEFLNAMLLDKKNSNKELKFILIKDIGNLALQKQSRRDLELFLINSNRK
- a CDS encoding FAD assembly factor SdhE, with the translated sequence MKIKNDLIFNSVEKIKYSARRGMLELDIILAPYLNNCYMQEDLTGKKLFVEFLASEDNDMFDWLFKGVTPPDKYKELVDKIIQEKKKFNKNILK
- a CDS encoding APC family permease; amino-acid sequence: MSDNVSVKKMSLFSAVLIGTTCMVGSGWLFSAQLTAKNAGNWAFLAWILAALIVVMIALCLGKVVSLYPVRGATTRSSAISHNSIFAMPFAFANWFGIVVVISSEALATTQYLSGVKAMEWLMHDGVLTMSGMIFALVVLFIYLVINFYGVKLLARVNNAITVFKMAVPFIIVIIFIAYALMHSSDHVSMFSDDIPNNSQFGFSSALTAIVAGGLIYTFNGFQTVVAYASEVKNPGRNIPLAIILALLIVLTLYLGLQYAFMQAVPHQYLLEKGGWAGLDFDSPLLQLATLLGLGYISFLLIVDSVVSPSATGYTYLGASSRMLYAMSSEGQMPRYFAKITPVVNISRRSLLANFILSVIFLFFSDNWTGLMLVVTGFHIIGYMAAPVSMGALAPRTRLFGLVVFVVLTLLLNTVEIQTQINMSAILVVLITIYASLEFRRIGIKNLLMLILPFIIFVCLTTPITNYFADAVVGIVFYWFVTDKRYVAFCRSTANEKNIIVD